One window of Trifolium pratense cultivar HEN17-A07 linkage group LG5, ARS_RC_1.1, whole genome shotgun sequence genomic DNA carries:
- the LOC123884267 gene encoding uncharacterized protein LOC123884267 yields MSSSQTSSPAKNDDTTPSYNSLPQQITIAYPLSTVFPDDIVRTKKTTPKKSSKRSQSTSRVPSESKKGGKCSKSKSTLKAVHTMRELYLDNPVTANVDVNVEASDSSKKNLSLELDLTETLGLEKPRSAEKLGETSLENPDVVVDDIGANSKANLVSEMTVDENAGSGIDAANDATASEAHVDISASVVPDSPNSPVVPVNEKGTETTIPADVITQDKGKTASMPDTSEANVIDVESLQFKSTPRAGISRRLRSNTGKDIATPSEATKTKIGPKKRWSKVTVPSESKKKIVKRKTVSSSDSNYEEDQDAGASPEASPAASPLKSAKRKRMAPNVPSVPIDNVSFHCVENVNRWKFVVKRRIAIERNLNEEFLKCEDIMNLIEQAGLMKTVSELGKCYEKLTREFLVNIPSDCDDPLSPEYLKVYVRGKCVDFSPAIINEHLGRSDVPAPELKISMNEVCKTITGDKVRMWPRAGKLSAAKLTTKYALLNKIGAANWVPTTHSNSVATGLAKFIYAVGTSTDFDYGTHIFNATILHGSSTAVKMPIAFPTLICGIILSQHPDICTNSDVPVSRPSTLTMDFRLLEGKHAADIAVASLKTPAVGMTKRQMIANLREVSNMLGEKKELVDGVIQALELEQSQANEDGVGPSHGASHDDDLAGGDTVEEEMASDESPSI; encoded by the coding sequence ATGTCAAGTTCTCAAACTTCTTCTCCTGCAAAGAACGACGACACCACACCTTCATATAACTCTCTTCCTCAACAAATCACCATCGCCTATCCACTTTCAACGGTGTTTCCTGATGATATAGTGAGGACGAAGAAGACCACACCGAAGAAAAGCTCTAAACGAAGTCAATCGACTTCTCGTGTGCCGTCAGAATCGAAGAAAGGGGGTAAGTGTTCTAAATCTAAATCTACTCTTAAAGCGGTTCATACAATGCGTGAATTGTATCTTGACAATCCTGTTACTGCAAATGTTGATGTTAATGTTGAAGCATCTGATTCTAGTAAGAAGAATTTAAGTTTGGAATTGGATTTAACTGAAACCCTAGGATTAGAAAAACCTAGGTCTGCTGAGAAATTGGGGGAAACCTCCTTGGAAAACcctgatgttgttgttgatgatattgGCGCTAACTCTAAGGCCAATCTTGTGTCTGAGATGACAGTTGATGAGAATGCAGGTTCTGGGATAGATGCTGCaaatgatgctacagcatctgaAGCACATGTTGATATTAGTGCCTCTGTAGTCCCTGATTCACCAAACTCTCCTGTGGTTCCTGTTAATGAAAAAGGCACTGAAACCACCATCCCTGCTGATGTCATTACTCAGGATAAAGGTAAAACTGCAAGTATGCCTGATACAAGTGAGGCAAATGTAATTGATGTTGAAAGCCTCCAATTCAAGAGTACTCCTAGGGCTGGTATATCTAGGAGGCTGAGAAGTAATACAGGAAAGGATATAGCTACTCCTTCTGAAGCCACCAAAACTAAAATTGGGCCTAAGAAACGGTGGAGCAAAGTCACTGTACCCTCTGAAAGTAAGAAGAAGATTGTGAAGAGAAAAACTGTCTCTTCTAGTGACTCTAATTATGAGGAAGATCAAGATGCTGGAGCATCTCCTGAAGCATCTCCTGCAGCATCTCCTCTGAAATCTGCCAAGAGAAAGAGAATGGCTCCTAATGTCCCATCTGTACCAATTGACAATGTCTCCTTCCACTGTGTTGAGAATGTTAACAGGTGGAAATTTGTGGTGAAAAGAAGAATAGCCATTGAAAGGAACCTTAATGAGGAATTCTTGAAATGTGAAGATATTATGAATCTAATAGAGCAAGCAGGGCTAATGAAAACTGTATCTGAACTGGGAAAATGCTATGAAAAACTGACAAGAGAATTCTTGGTGAACATCCCATCTGACTGTGATGATCCTTTAAGCCCTGAATACTTAAAGGTGTATGTAAGAGGCAAATGTGTTGATTTCTCACCAGCCATCATCAATGAACATCTGGGAAGAAGTGATGTTCCTGCACCTGAATTGAAGATATCTATGAATGAGGTATGCAAGACTATAACTGGTGACAAAGTAAGAATGTGGCCAAGAGCTGGAAAACTATCTGCTGCAAAATTAACTACCAAATATGCTCTGCTGAACAAAATTGGTGCAGCCAACTGGGTCCCCACTACACACTCCAACAGTGTAGCTACAGGTTTGGCCAAATTTATCTATGCCGTAGGTACCAGTACTGACTTTGATTATGGCActcatatttttaatgcaacAATTCTCCATGGGTCTTCCACTGCTGTAAAAATGCCAATAGCCTTTCCCACTTTGATCTGTGGTATTATCTTGTCTCAACATCCTGACATCTGCACTAACTCTGATGTGCCTGTCTCTAGACCCTCAACTTTAACCATGGATTTTAGATTATTGGAAGGAAAACATGCTGCAGACATTGCTGTAGCATCTTTGAAGACACCAGCTGTAGGTATGACCAAGAGACAGATGATTGCTAATCTCAGGGAGGTTAGTAATATGCTAGGTGAGAAGAAGGAGCTGGTAGATGGTGTAATCCAAGCCTTGGAGCTTGAGCAGTCACAGGCAAATGAGGATGGAGTTGGTCCTTCCCATGGCGCTTCTCATGATGATGATCTTGCAGGTGGTGACACTGTAGAAGAGGAGATGGCCTCTGATGAAAGTCCCTCAATATGA